From one Pirellulales bacterium genomic stretch:
- a CDS encoding sigma-70 family RNA polymerase sigma factor yields MANEPATTGAAAPPGPDSPTVQGDAVQGDAVNGDALPLDVARLVREHQTGVWRYLRVLGCPAAEADDLTQDTFLAVLTKPFQDYNRQATAAYLRQVARNLFLSGRRRAVATTELDEAEAAWLRWAAKDDGQELMDALRACLQKLTDRARQALDLRFGRQASRADIATALELSEDGAKNLLQRAKQQLRECIEKNLAGERRGP; encoded by the coding sequence ATGGCGAACGAACCGGCTACCACGGGCGCCGCCGCCCCGCCAGGGCCCGACTCGCCCACTGTCCAAGGCGATGCGGTCCAAGGCGATGCGGTCAATGGCGACGCCTTGCCGCTCGATGTGGCCCGGCTGGTCCGCGAACATCAAACCGGCGTGTGGCGTTACTTGCGAGTGCTGGGTTGCCCGGCCGCCGAAGCTGATGATTTGACACAAGACACCTTTTTGGCCGTGCTCACCAAACCGTTTCAAGACTATAACCGCCAGGCCACCGCCGCTTACTTGCGGCAGGTCGCCCGCAATCTGTTCCTCTCCGGCCGGCGCCGCGCCGTGGCCACCACCGAGTTGGACGAGGCCGAAGCCGCATGGCTGCGCTGGGCGGCCAAAGACGACGGCCAAGAACTGATGGACGCCTTGCGCGCGTGTCTGCAAAAGCTGACCGATCGGGCACGGCAGGCCCTCGATCTGCGGTTCGGCCGGCAGGCCTCGCGGGCCGACATCGCCACGGCACTGGAACTGAGTGAAGACGGTGCCAAGAACCTGTTACAGCGGGCCAAACAGCAGCTTCGCGAGTGCATCGAAAAAAACTTGGCCGGCGAAAGGCGGGGCCCGTGA